A single genomic interval of Electrophorus electricus isolate fEleEle1 chromosome 2, fEleEle1.pri, whole genome shotgun sequence harbors:
- the mphosph6 gene encoding M-phase phosphoprotein 6, with protein MANDGSTKLSKNLLRMKFMQRGLDADVKKQLEEEEKRIVSDEHWFLDLPELKAKESYIVEERSYVPCEDLVYGRMSFKGFNPDVEKLMALMNAPREEKEEDEDEKNETRMDTDITDEEMARRYGSLVESMKKRFAKKRDRSSLKGNREDVSQNTIPSQPKKAFLKPQD; from the exons ATGGCAAATGACGGTTCGACTAAACTATCTAAAAATCTTTTACGGATGAAG tttatgCAAAGAGGACTTGATGCGGATGTAAAAAAACAGCTcgaggaagaagagaaaaggatCGTAAGTGATGAGCATTGGTTTTTGGACTTACCAGAACTCAAAGCGAAAGA AAGCTACATTGTGGAAGAAAGAAGTTATGTTCCATGTGAAGACTTGGTTTATGGAAGAATGTCCTTTAAGGGATTCAATCCAGATGTTGAA AAGCTAATGGCTCTAATGAATGCTCccagagaggagaaggaggaggatgaggatgaaaaGAATGAGACACGGATGGACACAGATATTACTGATGAGGAGATGGCTAGAAG ATATGGAAGCCTGGTGGAGAGCATGAAAAAAAGATTCGCCAAGAAAAGGGATCGTTCATCTCTCAAGGGAAACAGAGAAGATGTGAGCCAAAACACTATACCCTCACAACCAAAGAAAGCATTCTTAAAGCCCCAGGACTGA
- the hsd17b2 gene encoding estradiol 17-beta-dehydrogenase 2 isoform X1 → MDEGRQELWLSLLSLLIISINAVMFWRRGGRDARWSLRLLLMGLMLCFLLSPGSVLVLLLSVCCSVVHFSAGKEEVLLPAQGRAVLITGCDSGFGLNLAKMLAMAGMKVYAGVLDGSGPGAEELRTISSSQLTVLQFDITDLNQTYEAHQLIKSQIGETGLWGLVNNAGVLGYTCDGEILPMRILRKIIEVNFISGVDVTRVFLPMIRQAKGRIVTVSSLAGEVPFPGFAAYGASKAALTLYFGVMRQELARWGVKVAIIQPGGFKTNILGNQEQWAKIQKEIFSTLPPEVTGAYGEEYICSMQHRLSNMTAHACTNFAPVLHAIKHALLSETPRPFYHPGPTAWAFPFMHRFCPTWLFDIIFPHMLYQS, encoded by the exons ATGGACGAAGGTAGACAGgagctctggctctctctcctgAGCTTACTGATCATATCCATCAACGCCGTGATGTTCTGGCGTAGAGGCGGAAGAGACGCGCGCTGGTCGCTCAGGCTCCTGCTGATGGGACTGATGCTGTGCTTTCTGCTTTCTCCTGGATCTGTGTTAGTGttgctgttgagtgtgtgctgcagcGTGGTCCACTTCAGTGCAGGAAAAGAAGAGGTTTTGCTGCCAGCACAAGGCAGAGCAGTGCTCATCACAG GTTGTGACTCTGGGTTTGGCCTTAATCTTGCTAAGATGCTGGCCATGGCTGGGATGAAGGTGTATGCTGGTGTGCTGGATGGCTCTGGGCCAGGTGCAGAGGAGCTTAGGACGATCTCTTCATCACAACTTACTGTCCTACAATTCGATATCACAGACCTCAACCAGACCTATGAAGCTCACCAACTTATAAAGAGTCAGATAGGAGAGACAG GTCTTTGGGGATTGGTGAATAATGCAGGAGTGCTTGGATATACATGTGATGGGGAAATTCTTCCCATGCGGATTTTAAGAAAAATCATAGAGGTCAATTTTATTTCGGGTGTGGACGTGACCAGAGTTTTCTTGCCTATGATTCGACAAGCAAAAGGAAGGATTGTTACTGTATCCAGTCTGGCAG GAGAAGTTCCTTTCCCTGGCTTTGCTGCATATGGAGCATCAAAGGCAGCTTTGACTCTATACTTTGGCGTTATGAGGCAGGAACTGGCCCGGTGGGGAGTCAAAGTGGCCATTATTCAGCCTGGGGGTTTCAAGACCA ACATTCTAGGCAATCAAGAACAATGGGCTAAAATTCAGAAGGAGATCTTCAGCACTCTGCCACCAGAAGTGACAGGGGCGTATGGAGAGGAATACATCTGCTCCATGCAACATCGTTTAAGCAACATGACTGCACATGCCTGCACCAATTTTGCACCTGTTCTGCATGCTATAAAGCATGCACTACTCTCAGAAACACCAAGACCCTTTTACCACCCGGGACCCACTGCCTGGGCATTTCCATTCATGCACAGGTTCTGTCCAACCTGGttatttgatattatttttCCACACATGCTTTATCAAAGTTAA
- the hsd17b2 gene encoding estradiol 17-beta-dehydrogenase 2 isoform X2 yields the protein MDEGRQELWLSLLSLLIISINAVMFWRRGGRDARWSLRLLLMGLMLCFLLSPGSVLVLLLSVCCSVVHFSAGKEEVLLPAQGRAVLITGLWGLVNNAGVLGYTCDGEILPMRILRKIIEVNFISGVDVTRVFLPMIRQAKGRIVTVSSLAGEVPFPGFAAYGASKAALTLYFGVMRQELARWGVKVAIIQPGGFKTNILGNQEQWAKIQKEIFSTLPPEVTGAYGEEYICSMQHRLSNMTAHACTNFAPVLHAIKHALLSETPRPFYHPGPTAWAFPFMHRFCPTWLFDIIFPHMLYQS from the exons ATGGACGAAGGTAGACAGgagctctggctctctctcctgAGCTTACTGATCATATCCATCAACGCCGTGATGTTCTGGCGTAGAGGCGGAAGAGACGCGCGCTGGTCGCTCAGGCTCCTGCTGATGGGACTGATGCTGTGCTTTCTGCTTTCTCCTGGATCTGTGTTAGTGttgctgttgagtgtgtgctgcagcGTGGTCCACTTCAGTGCAGGAAAAGAAGAGGTTTTGCTGCCAGCACAAGGCAGAGCAGTGCTCATCACAG GTCTTTGGGGATTGGTGAATAATGCAGGAGTGCTTGGATATACATGTGATGGGGAAATTCTTCCCATGCGGATTTTAAGAAAAATCATAGAGGTCAATTTTATTTCGGGTGTGGACGTGACCAGAGTTTTCTTGCCTATGATTCGACAAGCAAAAGGAAGGATTGTTACTGTATCCAGTCTGGCAG GAGAAGTTCCTTTCCCTGGCTTTGCTGCATATGGAGCATCAAAGGCAGCTTTGACTCTATACTTTGGCGTTATGAGGCAGGAACTGGCCCGGTGGGGAGTCAAAGTGGCCATTATTCAGCCTGGGGGTTTCAAGACCA ACATTCTAGGCAATCAAGAACAATGGGCTAAAATTCAGAAGGAGATCTTCAGCACTCTGCCACCAGAAGTGACAGGGGCGTATGGAGAGGAATACATCTGCTCCATGCAACATCGTTTAAGCAACATGACTGCACATGCCTGCACCAATTTTGCACCTGTTCTGCATGCTATAAAGCATGCACTACTCTCAGAAACACCAAGACCCTTTTACCACCCGGGACCCACTGCCTGGGCATTTCCATTCATGCACAGGTTCTGTCCAACCTGGttatttgatattatttttCCACACATGCTTTATCAAAGTTAA